Genomic DNA from Nocardioides aquaticus:
ACAAGTCCGACACGTCCGGCGGGAAGTCCGGGACGTCCGACAAGCCGGCCGAGAAGTCTGCTGAGAAGAAGCCGGCCGCCGGCGGCGACAAGCCTGCCGCCCCCGCGAAGACCGGCGGGTCCGCCGCGACCGGCTGACGTCCACAGGGCGGCCTCGGCGAGCGCTGCTCCCCAGCTGCTGTCGTGGTGCCGACCCGACCCGGCCGCGCCACCTAGCGTCGAGACGTGCCCCGACGCCCTCCGACCACGCCCGCCGGTCCCGCGCCACCCGCCCTGCCGTGGCGCCTGCGGCTGCGCCGCGCGCGGCGGACCGCGCGGCGCGTCCTGCTGGCCCGTCGGCGGCTGCTCGCGGCGGCGCTGACCGGGCTCGCCGTGCTCGCGGCCGTTCGCGCCGTCACCCCGGCGCCGGTCCCGACCGCGGGCGTGGTCGTCGCCGCGCACGACCTGCCGGCGGGCGCGACCATCGGCACCGACGACGTCGAGGTCCGCACGGTCGCTGCGACGCTGGTGCCGCCGGGCACCGGCCCGCCGGACCCGGGGTCCGTGGTCGGCCGCGTCGTGGCCGGCCCCGTCGGCGCCGGCGAGCTGCTCGCGGCGACACGTCTGGTCGGTGCGGACCTCGCCGCCGCGGGCCCGGGGCGTACGACCCTGCCGGTCCGGCTCGCCGACGCCGCGGCGGTGGACCTGCTCGAGGTCGGCGACCGCGTCGACCTGGTGGCCGCCGACCTCCAGGGCGGCCCCGACGCGTCCGGGTCGACCGTCGCCACGGGCGTCGACGTGCTGGCCGTCCCGGCGCCCGAGGCGCCCGGTGCCCCCGCTGCGGGCGCCGGGGTCGGCGCCACGCCCCCCGGCTCGCTGGTGGTCGTGGCCGTCGACCCGGAGGAGGTGGCCGCGCTCACGCAGGCCTCCGCGGCGGGGTTCGTGACTTTCACGTGGGAGGCCCCCTAGCCTGCGTGAACCCATCTCAAAGACGTCGAGAGGCCTTCATGTCCGGGTTCAAGAACTTCCTGCTGCGCGGCAACCTGGTCGACCTGGCCGTCGCCGTCATCATCGCCACGGCCTTCGGCGCGGTGGTCAGCACCTTCACCAACTGGCTCACCGAGCAGTTGCCCGACAGCACCAGCGAGTACTTCTCCAACCAGCCGAACAGCCTCGGCGCGTTCCTGAACGCCGTCGTCTCGTTCGTGATCCTGGCCGCGGTCGTCTACTTCTTCGTGGTGCTGCCCTACACCAAGGCCAAGGAGCGGTACTTCCCGAGCCCCCCGGCCGGCACCCCCGAGGACGTCGAGCTGCTCCGCCAGATCCGCGACCTGCTGGCCGGTTCCGGCCCGGGCGCGACCGGTGCCGTCGGCGGGAGCCACGCGGGTCCGCCCGCCTGACCTGCGCCCGAGGGCCGCGGGACCGCTCGGCGGCTCAGCCCCCGTGGTGCGGGGGCACCTGCGCGCGCAGCCAGGCGTCCGCACCCGGGTCGTCGGTGCCCTCGCCCCGCTCGTCGCTCGTCGTGTCGGGCAGGACGTCGCCGAACACCGCGTCCAGCCGCCGACGGCGCTCGGCCGGCGTCTCCTCCCGGCCAGGGGTCCGGTCAGGCACAGAGACCGGCCGCCTCCAGCTGGGCCTCGCGCTCGGGGTCGGCCTGCGGCGGCGCCGAGGCGCCGCCCGACGGACCCGCCGACGTCCCGTCCGAGGGGCTCGCGGACTCGTCGCTCGAGGTGCCGGGCACGCTGTCGGCGCTGATCACGGTCTCGCCCTCGAGGCGGCGCGAGAGCGGCTCGTCGGCCGCGATCGCGTCCCAGACGTCGGCGGCCTCGGGGGTCCACACGACGCGGCCCTCGAAACCGGGGCGGGTGTCGTACTCGAACGGCACGGTGCTGAACCGGATGTTGGAGAGCCCGATGCCGCTGAAGCCCAGCCCGATCCGGCCGATCTTGAGCACGTTGGACAGACCCGGGTCGACGGTCAGGGACTCGGTCGCGGCGTCGAGGAAGCCGACCAGCTGGTCGGGACGGGCCAGCATGCCGCCGGAGACGACCTTGTTGGCCATCGCGGCGATGAAGGCCTGCTGGCGCTTGATCCGGCCGATGTCGGAGCCGTCGCCGAGGGTGTAGCGGGCCCGGACGTAGTTCAACGCCTCGTAGCCGGAGATCTCCCGGGTCCCGGCCGGGATGTTGATCCCGTGGGCCGGGTCCTCGATGTCCTCGGGGATGCAGACCTCGACACCGCCGATGGCGTCGACCATGTCGCGGAAGCCGTTGAAGTCGACGACCACGAAGTGGTCCACGAACACGCCGCTGAGCTGCTCGAACTGCTGCACGGTGCACAGCGGGCCACCGACGGTGAAGGCCTCGTTCCACATCACGTCGGTCTCGGCCGGGATCGCGTCGCCGTCGTCGGTGGTGCACGACGGCCGGTCGACGATGGAGTCGCGCGGGATGCTGATGCCGTAGGCGTTCTCGCGGTCGGCCGAGAGGTGGAACAGCAGCGTGGTGTCGGAGCCGCCCGCACCGGACTCGTTGTCGATCGCGTTGCCCTCGCCCGCACGGGTGTCGGAACCCATCACCAGGATGTTCAGCGGCTCCTGCGGCACCTCGTCGACCGCCTTCTCGGGGCGGTCGGTGAGCTGGCTGCCGGGGTCGAGCACCGTGAGGTTGTCGTTGAGGTGGCGGTAGAGGAAGACCACGCCGAGCCCGGTCACCATGGCCACGACCACCAAGGAGGAGATGAGCACCTTCGCGACCGTGTGGCGCCGACTGGTGCGGGCCCGGCGACGCCCGTGCGTCGACTCGGGCGTGGGCTCGGTCATGTGGGGACGTCCTCGGGGCTCGGTCAGGAGGCCTCAGTGTTGCCGACGCCCGCCCCGGTTCCAAATGTCCGGCCCCGGGGGCGAGGCCCCCGGGGCGCGGCGGGCTGCTCGCCCGCGGTGCTCACCAGGTGACGGTGGCGACCGGGACCGTGTGGTCGGTGATCGCGTTGATGCGGCGGCTGTTCGCGTAGCGGAAGCTGGAGAACGACAGCCGCTTGCCACCAAAGATCCAGTCGATGCGCGCCCCGCCCGGGGGGCGGCACGAGCCGCGACGCCAGGAGCCGCCGGAGGCCGACAGCAGCGCGGTCTTGGCCCGGACCTGGCAGAAGATCCGCTTGCGGTCGTTCATGTCGCCGCTGAGCAGCACCGGGTTGCCGGTGGCGGTGAGCCTCTTGACCTGCCGGATGGTCCGCTGCATGCCGATCTCCCGCTCACGGACGGCGGCCTTCGACGACCCGGACTGCAGGTGGACCGAGACCACCCAGACCTTCTTGCCGCTGGCCTTGTGGCGGAGCAGCACCATCGGCTGCTCGCGGCTGTTGCCGTAGTTGAAGGGGATCACGAAGCGGCCGCTGCGCACCTTCGCCCAGACCTGCGGCTTCCACACGACCGACTGCGCGGTCTGGGTGTCGGTGGACTTCCGCCAGGACGGGAAGGAGGTGAAGCCGCCACGGCGGGTCACGATCCGCATCTGCTCACGCTCGGCCTCGCTCATCCCCAGCACGGAGGTGCCCTCGTTCTTGAGGAACTTCACCGCGAGCCGGGCCCGCTTCTTGCCGTCGGCGAAACCGCCCGGCCCGGTCGTGTGGTGCGAGCCGAGGATGTTGAAGGAGGCGGTCTTGAACCGGATCCGCGGCGCGGCCGCGGCAGCCGCAGGAGCAGCGGCGGCGACAGCGCTCGTGCGCGCCGTCGAGGCGGGCGCTGCTGCCGCCGTGGACCCGGGCCCGACGGCGACGGCCAGTGCCGGGAGGAGCGTGAGGAACGCGGCGTGCACGGCGACGTGGCGCAGCCTGGAGGTGCGGGGCGTGCTGGCGGGAGCGGTGGGGGGCATGTCGAGATCCATCCTGAACCGGGGGGCGGGCCGGGCTAGACAATCACGGGACGTCCGCGGCTGGCGAGACGGTCCCACCGCGGGTGGGGGCGCGGTGGGGTCGTAGCGGCGCTCCTGGGTCAGGAGACGAGCAGGGTCTCCATGGCCTCGATCTCACCGGCCTGCGAGTCCGCGATCTCCTCGGCGAGGTCGATGGCGGGCTGGTACCGGCCCTGCTGAAGCTCGGCCTGGGCCATGTCGATGGCGCCCGAGTGGTGCTCGATCATCAGCTCGAGCCACCTGTCCTGGAACGCGGAGTCGGGGGCGTCCTCGAGGGCGGTCATGTCGGCTGCGGACATCATCCCGGGCATGTCCATGGCCCCGGCGTCCATGCCGTCCGTCGCCTCCCCGGCCTCGCCGTCCCCGTGGTCGGCGTTGGCGTGGTCGCGCACGGTGCTGGGGACCTCCTCGTCCCAGTCGATGAGCCAGTCGGTGAAGGTCTCGATCTCCGGGGCCTGGGCTGCGCGGATGTCGTCCGCCAGCTGCCGGACCTCGGGGTCGAGCTCGCGCTCCATGGTGAGGTCGACCATGGTGAGGGCCTGGGCGTGGTGCTGGAGCATCTCGGAGGCGAACGCGACGTCGGCGTCGTTGTGCTCGGTGGCGGACGCCTGGGCACTGGTCTCGCCTCCGGTGTCGCCGCCGCCGCAGGCAGCGGCGGTGAGGGCGAGGGTCAGGCCGAGGGCGGTCGCGCTGACGGCGCGGGTCGTGCGGTTGCTACGCATGGCGGTTCTCCTGGGGGTGGGTGCTGGTCGGTCGGCTGCGTGCCGCGCGCCGCGTCGCGGGGGCGGCGGGGCTGCCGATCAGCGCCTGATGACGGAGAACGCCCAGACCGGTGGTGGGCCGGTCCCGAGGCGGGGGGTGACCCCCGTGGTGGTCGTCGTGGTCGTGGCGGCGGGGAGGAGCGCCCAGAACCGCGGGGTGCGCCGCG
This window encodes:
- a CDS encoding MscL family protein, coding for MSGFKNFLLRGNLVDLAVAVIIATAFGAVVSTFTNWLTEQLPDSTSEYFSNQPNSLGAFLNAVVSFVILAAVVYFFVVLPYTKAKERYFPSPPAGTPEDVELLRQIRDLLAGSGPGATGAVGGSHAGPPA
- a CDS encoding RcpC/CpaB family pilus assembly protein, coding for MPRRPPTTPAGPAPPALPWRLRLRRARRTARRVLLARRRLLAAALTGLAVLAAVRAVTPAPVPTAGVVVAAHDLPAGATIGTDDVEVRTVAATLVPPGTGPPDPGSVVGRVVAGPVGAGELLAATRLVGADLAAAGPGRTTLPVRLADAAAVDLLEVGDRVDLVAADLQGGPDASGSTVATGVDVLAVPAPEAPGAPAAGAGVGATPPGSLVVVAVDPEEVAALTQASAAGFVTFTWEAP
- a CDS encoding endonuclease/exonuclease/phosphatase family protein, coding for MPPTAPASTPRTSRLRHVAVHAAFLTLLPALAVAVGPGSTAAAAPASTARTSAVAAAAPAAAAAAPRIRFKTASFNILGSHHTTGPGGFADGKKRARLAVKFLKNEGTSVLGMSEAEREQMRIVTRRGGFTSFPSWRKSTDTQTAQSVVWKPQVWAKVRSGRFVIPFNYGNSREQPMVLLRHKASGKKVWVVSVHLQSGSSKAAVREREIGMQRTIRQVKRLTATGNPVLLSGDMNDRKRIFCQVRAKTALLSASGGSWRRGSCRPPGGARIDWIFGGKRLSFSSFRYANSRRINAITDHTVPVATVTW
- a CDS encoding DUF305 domain-containing protein, with product MRSNRTTRAVSATALGLTLALTAAACGGGDTGGETSAQASATEHNDADVAFASEMLQHHAQALTMVDLTMERELDPEVRQLADDIRAAQAPEIETFTDWLIDWDEEVPSTVRDHANADHGDGEAGEATDGMDAGAMDMPGMMSAADMTALEDAPDSAFQDRWLELMIEHHSGAIDMAQAELQQGRYQPAIDLAEEIADSQAGEIEAMETLLVS
- a CDS encoding LCP family protein; the encoded protein is MTEPTPESTHGRRRARTSRRHTVAKVLISSLVVVAMVTGLGVVFLYRHLNDNLTVLDPGSQLTDRPEKAVDEVPQEPLNILVMGSDTRAGEGNAIDNESGAGGSDTTLLFHLSADRENAYGISIPRDSIVDRPSCTTDDGDAIPAETDVMWNEAFTVGGPLCTVQQFEQLSGVFVDHFVVVDFNGFRDMVDAIGGVEVCIPEDIEDPAHGINIPAGTREISGYEALNYVRARYTLGDGSDIGRIKRQQAFIAAMANKVVSGGMLARPDQLVGFLDAATESLTVDPGLSNVLKIGRIGLGFSGIGLSNIRFSTVPFEYDTRPGFEGRVVWTPEAADVWDAIAADEPLSRRLEGETVISADSVPGTSSDESASPSDGTSAGPSGGASAPPQADPEREAQLEAAGLCA